Proteins encoded by one window of Lathyrus oleraceus cultivar Zhongwan6 chromosome 1, CAAS_Psat_ZW6_1.0, whole genome shotgun sequence:
- the LOC127077059 gene encoding mavicyanin yields the protein MKIGGGIIVAVVAAVALAAAMSMSIDVAAAEVNHVVGGDHGWDPTSDILYWSSDRIFRVGDQIWFTYSAAQGLIAELKSREEYESCNMSNPIMMYTEGLHTVPLEKEGMRYFVSTDSQNCKNGLKLHVEVQPKDSGSRALPVAQTVVADGPAAPSGSARCGYNVILSLLLCVIVVLAY from the exons ATGAAAATCGGAGGAGGAATTATTGTTGCCGTGGTTGCTGCGGTGGCACTGGCAGCAGCTATGAGTATGAGCATAGATGTGGCAGCAGCTGAGGTGAACCATGTCGTAGGAGGAGATCACGGTTGGGATCCCACCTCCGACATCCTATATTGGTCTTCCGACAGAATCTTCCGGGTCGGAGACCAAATCT GGTTTACATACTCTGCAGCACAGGGATTAATTGCGGAGCTAAAAAGCAGAGAAGAATACGAATCTTGTAACATGAGCAACCCTATCATGATGTACACGGAAGGTTTGCATACAGTCCCACTTGAGAAGGAAGGAATGAGATACTTTGTGAGTACTGATTCTCAAAACTGTAAGAATGGGCTTAAGCTTCATGTTGAGGTTCAGCCCAAAGACTCGGGCTCACGGGCCTTGCCCGTTGCTCAAACTGTTGTTGCTGATGGGCCTGCTGCTCCTTCTGGTTCGGCCCGTTGTGGTTACAATGTGATTCTTTCACTATTGTTATGTGTTATTGTGGTACTTGCTTATTGA
- the LOC127112651 gene encoding uncharacterized protein LOC127112651 — translation MVSEQLNTVDVVYLTIVVGGGVKQKMDGRNDVAIVAALQAVAQGRYDPDGAQTWLREIERIFKVMDCSESQKVREFLRKYFPEDVCGKKEIEFLELKQGNLSVIEYVSRFVELAKFDRHYSEATTEFSRCIQFENGLRPKIKQRVVDGKRLNGGGGHTPFKCYRFGELGHRVNECKSDMKKCYKCGKSGHLVADCKENMVTCYNCGEPGHISTHFPKLEKASTRGKVFALTGTQTSSEDKLI, via the exons atggtatcagagcag TTGAATACTGTCGATGTTGTTTATTTAACCattgttgttggtggtggtgtGAAACAGAAAATGGATGGAAGAAACGATGTTGCTATTGTTGCTGCTTTGCAGGCTGTTGCTCAG GGTAGGTACGATCCTGATGGAGCACAGACCTGGCTCAGGGAGATTGAGAGGATTTTCAAAGTGATGGATTGCTCTGAATCACAGAAGGTGCG GGAATTTTTGAGAAAATACTTTCCTGAGGATGTTTGTGGGAAGAAGGAGATTGAGTTTCTAGAGCTGAAACAGGGTAACTTGTCGGTTATTGAGTATGTTTCCCGATTTGTGGAACTTGCTAAGTTCGACCGTCATTACAGTGAGGCGACTACTGAGTTCTCGAGGTGTATCCAATTCGAGAATGGTTTGCGTCCTAAGATTAAGCAA AGAGTTGTTGATGGTAAAAGGCTAAATGGGGGAGGTGGTCATACTCCTTTTAAGTGTTATAGGTTCGGTGAGTTGGGTCATCGTGTCAACGAATGCAAGAGTGATATGAAGAAGTGTTACAAGTGTGGGAAGTCAGGACATCTGGTTGCAGATTGCAAAGAGAATATGGTGACTTGCTACAATTGTGGTGAACCAGGACATATCAGCACCCATTTCCCAAAGCTTGAGAAAGCTTCAACTAGAGGAAAGGTGTTCGCTCTGACGGGGACTCAGACTTCTAGTGAAGACAAGTTGATCTGA